A window of the Brassica napus cultivar Da-Ae chromosome C5, Da-Ae, whole genome shotgun sequence genome harbors these coding sequences:
- the LOC106400403 gene encoding probable pectinesterase 67: protein MDCRTTMILVLTLILMSVWGSDASAMQTTKFDAPLLTEKIATNRSIIVDIEGKGDYTSVQKAIDAVPVGNSNWIIVHVRKGIYKERVHIPENKPFIFMRGNGRGKTVIESSQSSVDNVASATFKVEANHFVAFGITIRNDAPVGMAFTSDNQSVAAFVAADKVAFYHCAFFSLHNTLFDNKGRHYYHQCYIQGSIDFIFGRATSIFNNCEIFVISDKRVKPYGSITAHHRENAEENTGYVFIRGKVYGIDEVYLGRAKGPYSRVIFAKTYFSKTVVPDGWTNWSYDGSTKDLYHAEYKCHGPGADRQRRSSWAKELTKQEVESFLSIDFIDGTAWLPVWLQQKS, encoded by the exons atggattgTAGAACAACAATGATACTTGTCCTAACCCTGATTTTAATGTCCGTATGGGGTTCAGACGCATCCGCAATGCAAACGACAAAGTTCGACGCACCGCTTCTGACTGAAAAAATCGCAACAAACAGATCGATAATTGTCGATATTGAAGGCAAAGGAGACTACACTTCGGTTCAAAAAGCCATTGATGCTGTCCCTGTTGGTAACTCTAATTGGATTATCGTCCATGTCCGTAAAGGAATCTACAA GGAGAGAGTGCACATTCCGGAGAACAAGCCGTTCATATTTATGAGAGGTAACGGAAGAGGAAAGACGGTCATCGAATCATCGCAAAGTTCGGTCGATAATGTTGCTTCAGCCACTTTCAAAGTCGAAGCTAACCACTTCGTTGCTTTTGGTATCACCATCAGG AATGATGCACCGGTCGGAATGGCGTTCACGTCTGATAACCAATCCGTGGCAGCGTTTGTGGCTGCCGACAAAGTTGCGTTTTATCATTGTGCGTTCTTCAGCTTGCACAACACTTTGTTTGATAACAAAGGTAGACATTATTACCATCAGTGTTACATCCAAGGCTCTATCGACTTCATCTTCGGTCGTGCAACTTCCATTTTCAAT AACTGTGAGATATTTGTGATATCGGACAAGAGGGTGAAACCCTACGGGTCAATCACAGCACACCACAGGGAAAACGCAGAGGAAAATACTGGTTATGTTTTCATAAGAGGCAAAGTGTACGGAATCGATGAGGTTTACTTGGGAAGGGCCAAAGGACCGTACTCTCGGGTCATCTTTGCCAAGACTTACTTTTCCAAGACCGTTGTCCCTGACGGTTGGACCAACTGGAGCTACGACGGCTCAACCAA GGACTTATACCACGCAGAGTATAAGTGTCATGGACCAGGTGCTGATAGGCAACGTAGATCAAGTTGGGCCAAAGAACTTACCAAACAAGAAGTTGAGTCTTTCTTGTCCATTGATTTCATTGATGGAACGGCATGGCTTCCTGTTTGGCTTCAGCAAAAGTCTTAG
- the LOC125587636 gene encoding glycine-rich cell wall structural protein-like has product MGKVSFGFLALMLVVVAIGVVECRRFEKETLGGGGGGLGGGFGGGKGFGGGIGGGGGAGAGGGFGGGVGGGHGGGLGGGVGGGHGGGLGGGIGGGHGGGIGGGAGGGAGGGLGGGHGGGIGGGVGGGHGGGIGGGAGGGAGGGLGGGHGGGIGGGVGGGHGGGLGGGAGGGLGGGHGGGIGGGVGGGHGGGIGGGAGGGAGGGFGGGAGGGFGGGAGGGAGGGFGGGTGGGFGGGSGGGFGGGSGGGFGGGAGGGAGGGFGGGAGGGHGGGAGGGFGGGSGGGFGGGTGGGAGGGFGGGGGAGGGFGGGF; this is encoded by the coding sequence ATGGGGAAAGTGTCTTTTGGGTTTTTGGCTTTGATGCTTGTAGTGGTGGCGATCGGGGTTGTAGAGTGTAGGAGATTTGAGAAGGAGACGTTAGGAGGCGGTGGCGGTGGACTTGGTGGTGGTTTTGGCGGCGGCAAAGGTTTTGGAGGAGGCATTGGTGGCGGTGGAGGTGCCGGTGCTGGGGGAGGTTTTGGAGGTGGTGTAGGAGGAGGCCACGGTGGCGGTCTAGGAGGTGGTGTAGGAGGAGGCCACGGTGGCGGTCTAGGAGGTGGCATTGGTGGAGGCCACGGTGGAGGTATTGGTGGTGGCGCTGGAGGTGGTGCTGGTGGAGGACTTGGAGGAGGCCATGGTGGAGGAATTGGTGGTGGTGTCGGAGGAGGACACGGTGGTGGTATAGGAGGTGGTGCAGGAGGCGGTGCTGGTGGAGGACTAGGAGGAGGCCATGGTGGAGGTATTGGCGGTGGTGTTGGAGGAGGACACGGTGGTGGTCTAGGAGGTGGTGCTGGTGGAGGACTAGGAGGAGGCCATGGTGGAGGTATTGGCGGTGGTGTTGGAGGAGGACACGGTGGAGGTATTGGCGGTGGTGCAGGTGGAGGGGCCGGAGGAGGATTTGGTGGTGGTGCAGGCGGAGGATTCGGAGGAGGGGCTGGTGGAGGAGCTGGCGGAGGATTCGGTGGTGGTACAGGCGGGGGATTTGGTGGAGGATCAGGCGGAGGATTTGGTGGAGGATCAGGCGGAGGATTTGGTGGTGGTGCCGGTGGAGGAGCTGGCGGAGGATTCGGTGGTGGTGCAGGCGGGGGTCACGGTGGTGGTGCAGGCGGGGGATTTGGTGGAGGATCAGGCGGAGGGTTTGGTGGCGGTACCGGTGGAGGAGCTGGAGGAGGATtcggaggtggtggtggtgccgGTGGTGGATTTGGCGGTGGATTTTAA
- the LOC106400775 gene encoding phytochrome B-like, whose amino-acid sequence MVSGVGGGGGSGGSGRGGGGEESSSTHRREQAQSSGTKSLRPQNQPPQTESMSKAIQQYTVDARLHAVFEQSGESGRSFDYSQSLKTTTYGSSVPEQQITAYLSRIQRGGYIQPFGCMIAVDESTFTIIGFSENAREMLGLTPQSVPSLERPEILAMGTDVRSLFTSSSSILLERAFAAREITLLNPVWIHSKYTGKPFYAILHRIDVGVVIDLEPARSEDPALSIAGAVQSQKLAVRAISQLQSLPGGDIKLLCDTVVESVRDLTGYDRVMVYKFHEDEHGEVVAESRREDLEPYIGLHYPATDIPQASRFLFKQNRVRMIVDCHATPVLVVQDDRLTQSMCLVGSTLRAPHGCHSQYMANMGSIASLAMAVIINGSEEDGSSVAGGRSSMRLWGLVVCHHTSSRCIPFPLRYACEFLMQAFGLQLNMELQLALQMSEKRVLRTQTLLCDMLLRDSPAGIVTQSPSIMDLVKCDGAAFLYHGNYYPLGVAPTEAQIKDVVEWLLANHADSTGLSTDSLGDAGYPGAAALGDAVCGMAVAYITKRDFLFWFRSHTAKEIKWGGAKHHPEDKDDGQRMHPRSSFKAFLEVVKSRSQPWETAEMDAIHSLQLILRDSFKESEAAMNSKTADGAVQPYSMAGEQGIDELGAVAREMVRLIETATVPIFAVDAGGCINGWNAKIAELSGLSVEEAMGKSLVSDLIYKENEETVDKLISRALRGDEDRNVEIKLKTFSPELQGKAVFVVVNACSSKDYSNNIVGVCFVGQDVTGQKIVMDKFINIQGDYKAIVHSPNPLIPPIFAADENTCCLEWNTALEKLTGWSRSEVIGKMLVGEVFGSYCRLKGPDALTKFMIVLHNAIGGQETDKFPFPFFDRNGKFVQALLTANKRVSFDGKVIGAFCFLQIPSPELQQALTVQRRQDTECFTKAKELAYICQVVKNPLSGLRFTNSLLEATDLNENQKQLLETSVSCEKQISRIVSDMDLERIEDGSFELVRTEFLLGSVINAIVSQAMFLLKERGVQLIRDIPEEIKSIQVYGDQTRIQQLLAEFLLSIIRYAPSHEWVEIHISHVPKQMADGFYAIRTEFRMVCPGEGLPPELVRDMFHSSRWTIPEGLGLSVCRRILKLMNGEVQYIRESERSYFLIILGLPVPMKRPLSTASGSGDMMLMMP is encoded by the exons ATGGTTTCCGGAGTCGGCGGCGGCGGGGGAAGCGGTGGGAGTGGCCGCGGCGGAGGCGGAGAAGAATCCTCGTCAACTCACCGGAGAGAACAAGCTCAATCCTCAGGGACGAAGTCTCTCAGGCCGCAGAACCAACCGCCACAAACGGAATCAATGAGCAAAGCTATTCAGCAGTACACAGTCGACGCCAGACTCCACGCCGTCTTCGAACAATCCGGCGAGTCCGGAAGATCCTTCGACTACTCACAATCCCTCAAAACGACGACGTACGGATCCTCGGTCCCCGAGCAGCAGATCACGGCCTACCTCTCCAGGATCCAGCGCGGCGGCTACATCCAGCCGTTCGGATGCATGATCGCCGTCGACGAGTCCACCTTCACCATCATCGGCTTCAGCGAGAACGCGCGGGAAATGCTCGGCCTCACGCCTCAGTCCGTCCCCAGCCTCGAGAGGCCCGAGATTCTCGCCATGGGAACCGACGTCCGCTCCCTCTTCACCTCCTCCAGCTCGATCCTCCTCGAACGCGCCTTCGCGGCGCGTGAGATCACGCTTCTGAATCCCGTTTGGATCCACTCCAAGTACACTGGCAAGCCGTTTTACGCTATTCTGCACaggatcgacgttggtgttgtGATCGATTTGGAGCCGGCTAGGAGTGAAGATCCAGCGCTTTCGATCGCCGGAGCGGTTCAGTCTCAGAAGCTTGCCGTTCGCGCTATCTCGCAGTTACAGTCTCTCCCCGGTGGAGATATTAAGCTACTTTGTGACACTGTTGTGGAGAGTGTGAGGGACTTAACTGGATACGACCGTGTGATGGTGTACAAGTTTCACGAAGACGAGCATGGAGAAGTTGTTGCGGAGAGTAGGAGAGAGGATTTAGAGCCTTACATTGGTTTGCATTATCCAGCTACTGATATTCCTCAAGCGTCACGGTTCTTGTTTAAGCAGAATCGTGTGCGTATGATCGTTGATTGCCACGCGACCCCGGTTCTCGTGGTGCAAGACGATAGGCTGACTCAGTCTATGTGCTTGGTTGGCTCTACTTTGAGAGCTCCTCACGGTTGTCACTCTCAGTATATGGCTAACATGGGGTCTATCGCGTCGTTAGCGATGGCGGTTATAATAAACGGGAGTGAAGAAGATGGGAGTAGTGTCGCTGGTGGGAGAAGCTCGATGAGGCTTTGGGGTTTAGTCGTTTGCCATCATACATCTTCTCGATGCATACCGTTTCCTTTGAGGTATGCTTGCGAGTTTTTGATGCAGGCGTTTGGTTTACAGTTGAACATGGAGTTGCAGTTAGCTTTGCAGATGTCGGAGAAACGCGTTTTGAGGACGCAGACGCTGTTGTGCGATATGCTTCTGCGTGACTCGCCTGCTGGGATTGTTACGCAGAGTCCTAGTATCATGGACTTGGTGAAATGTGACGGTGCAGCGTTTCTTTACCACGGGAATTATTACCCGTTGGGTGTTGCTCCGACGGAAGCTCAGATTAAAGACGTTGTGGAGTGGTTGCTTGCGAATCACGCTGATTCAACTGGTTTAAGCACTGATAGTTTAGGGGACGCAGGTTATCCCGGAGCAGCTGCGTTAGGGGATGCTGTCTGCGGTATGGCGGTTGCGTACATCACAAAAAGAGATTTCCTTTTCTGGTTTCGTTCTCACACCGCTAAAGAAATCAAATGGGGAGGCGCTAAGCATCATCCAGAGGACAAAGATGATGGGCAACGGATGCATCCTCGTTCGTCTTTCAAGGCTTTTCTTGAAGTTGTTAAGAGTCGGAGTCAGCCATGGGAAACTGCGGAAATGGATGCGATTCATTCGCTCCAGCTGATTCTAAGGGACTCTTTTAAAGAATCCGAGGCAGCTATGAACTCTAAAACTGCAGATGGTGCGGTTCAGCCTTACAGTATGGCAGGAGAGCAGGGAATTGATGAGTTAGGTGCTGTTGCAAGAGAGATGGTTAGACTCATCGAGACAGCAACTGTGCCTATATTCGCTGTGGATGCTGGAGGATGTATCAATGGATGGAACGCTAAGATTGCAGAGTTGTCCGGTCTCTCGGTTGAAGAAGCTATGGGGAAGTCTCTGGTTTCTGATCTAATATACAAAGAGAATGAAGAAACTGTTGATAAGCTCATTTCTCGTGCGCTCAGAG GGGACGAGGACAGGAATGTGGAGATAAAGCTGAAAACTTTCAGCCCTGAACTACAAGGGAAAGCGGTTTTTGTGGTTGTGAATGCATGTTCGAGCAAGGACTACTCAAACAACATTGTTGGCGTCTGTTTTGTGGGACAGGATGTTACTGGTCAGAAAATCGTAATGGACAAGTTCATCAACATACAAGGAGACTACAAAGCCATCGTCCATAGCCCAAACCCACTGATTCCACCAATCTTTGCGGCGGACGAGAACACGTGCTGCCTGGAGTGGAACACCGCGTTGGAAAAGCTCACTGGTTGGTCTCGCAGTGAAGTGATTGGGAAAATGCTTGTTGGGGAAGTGTTTGGGAGCTATTGCAGGCTAAAGGGTCCTGATGCATTAACCAAGTTCATGATTGTATTGCATAATGCAATCGGTGGCCAAGAGACGGACAAGTTCCCTTTCCCGTTCTTTGACCGCAACGGGAAGTTTGTTCAGGCACTATTGACTGCAAACAAGCGTGTAAGCTTCGACGGGAAAGTTATTGGGGCTTTCTGTTTCTTGCAGATCCCGAGTCCTGAGCTGCAGCAAGCTTTAACAGTTCAACGAAGGCAGGACACAGAGTGTTTCACGAAGGCGAAAGAGCTAGCTTACATTTGTCAGGTGGTAAAGAATCCTTTGAGCGGTTTGCGTTTCACAAACTCGTTGTTGGAAGCTACAGACTTGAACGAAAATCAGAAACAGCTTCTTGAAACAAGTGTTTCTTGCGAGAAACAGATCTCGAGGATTGTCAGTGACATGGATCTTGAAAGAATTGAAGACGG TTCGTTTGAGCTAGTTAGAACGGAGTTTTTACTCGGAAGTGTCATCAACGCGATTGTAAGCCAGGCGATGTTCTTATTAAAGGAGAGAGGCGTTCAGCTGATCCGTGACATTCCTGAAGAGATCAAATCAATACAAGTTTATGGAGACCAGACAAGGATTCAACAGCTCCTAGCTGAGTTTCTGCTGAGTATAATCCGGTATGCACCGTCCCATGAGTGGGTGGAGATCCATATAAGCCATGTTCCGAAGCAAATGGCTGATGGATTCTACGCTATCCGCACAGAATTTAG AATGGTGTGCCCAGGTGAAGGTCTGCCTCCAGAGCTGGTCCGAGACATGTTTCATAGCAGCAGGTGGACGATCCCTGAAGGGTTAGGTCTAAGCGTATGTAGAAGGATTCTAAAGCTCATGAACGGCGAGGTTCAGTACATCAGAGAGTCAGAACGCTCCTATTTCCTCATCATACTCGGGCTCCCCGTTCCTATGAAACGCCCTTTGTCAACCGCTAGCGGCAGCGGCGACATGATGTTGATGATGCCATAA
- the LOC106401504 gene encoding protein high chlorophyll fluorescent 107-like — translation MHFLVPTSSSSSPSPANTSSFSTLFLAPESLCKPPAKIQIGIHGISGHSSKNTSLCAVVDRSSSNVSSRKESPDEEVLVVRRPLLENSGEDEGDKTYPAKIDAGLSKIAKKMPIFEPERSESSSSSSAAAVARAQEKPLAVNLDLSLYRAKFLARSFRYKDAEKILEKCIAYWPEDGRPYVALGKILTKQTKLSEARIVYEKGCQATQGENAYIWQCWAVLENRLGNVRRARELFDAATVADKKHVAAWHGWANLEIKQGNISKARNLLAKGLKFCGRNEYIYQTLALLEAKAGRYEQARYLFKQATISNSKSCASWLAWAQLEIQQEKFPAARKLFEKAVQASPKNRFAWHVWGVFEAGIGNVERGRKLLKIGHVLNPRDPVLLQSLGLLEYKHSSANLARALLRRASELDPRHQPVWIAWGWMEWKEGNTTTARELYQRALSIDASTESAARCLQAWGVLEQRAGNLSAARRLFRSSLNINSQSYVTWMTWAQLEEDQGDADRAEEIRNLYFQQRTEVVDDATWVTGFLDIIDPALDTVKRLLNFGQNSDNNNSRLNDTLKYMGGAKDGQSSQVAGSSVGGREDTETGSGFNLDAFLREKLSLDPSKIEVNLDSQRLGRFIRGRTSGA, via the exons ATGCACTTCCTGGTGCcgacttcttcatcttcttctccttctccggcCAACACTTCTTCCTTCTCTACCTTATTCCTCGCTCCGGAGAGTCTCTGTAAACCACCGGCGAAAATCCAAATCGGAATCCATGGAATCTCCGGCCACTCATCAAAGAACACGTCTTTATGTGCGGTTGTCGACAGGTCTTCTTCAAATGTATCATCGCGAAAGGAATCTCCGGATGAGGAAGTACTAGTAGTTCGACGGCCGTTGCTGGAAAATTCTGGCGAAGACGAAGGAGACAAAACGTATCCAGCGAAGATCGATGCTGGTCTGAGTAAGATAGCGAAGAAGATGCCGATATTCGAGCCGGAGAGATCGGAGTCTTCTTCGTCCTCCTCAGCTGCCGCTGTTGCGAGGGCTCAAGAGAAGCCTCTTGCAGTGAACCTCGACTTATCTCTGTACAGAGCTAAGTTTCTCGCGAGGAGTTTCAGATACAAAGACGCTGAGAAGATTCTTGAGAAG TGTATAGCTTACTGGCCGGAGGATGGGAGACCATACGTGGCGTTAGGGAAGATACTGACCAAACAAACCAAGTTGTCGGAAGCAAGAATCGTGTACGAGAAAGGGTGTCAAGCTACGCAAGGAGAGAATGCATACATTTGGCAG TGTTGGGCTGTCCTGGAGAACAGATTGGGGAATGTAAGAAGAGCTagagagttgtttgatgcagctACTGTAGCTGACAAGAAGCATGTAGCGGCTTGGCACGGATGGGCGAACTTGGAGATAAAACAAGGGAATATTAGTAAAGCGAGGAATCTTCTCGCCAAAGGTCTCAAGTTTTGCGGACGGAACGAGTATATCTACCAGACACTTGCCTTGTTGGAGGCTAAAGCTGGTAGGTATGAGCAGGCGAGGTACCTGTTCAAGCAGGCCACCATATCCAATTCCAAGAGCTGCGCTAGTTGGTTG GCGTGGGCACAGTTGGAGATACAGCAGGAGAAATTCCCAGCTGCTAGAAAGCTTTTTGAG aaagcTGTTCAGGCAAGTCCCAAGAATAGGTTTGCGTGGCACGTGTGGGGGGTGTTTGAAGCTGGGATAGGTAATGTTGAGCGTGGAAGAAAGCTACTGAAGATAGGTCATGTGCTGAATCCTAGAGACCCTGTTCTTCTTCAGTCCCTTGGGTTACTGGAGTATAAACACTCATCTGCTAATCTTGCTCGGGCTTTACTGAGGAGAGCATCAGAGCTTGATCCTAGACATCAACCTGTTTGGATT GCATGGGGTTGGATGGAATGGAAAGAAGGAAACACAACAACAGCTAGAGAACTTTACCAAAGAGCTCTCTCCATTGATGCATCTACCGAAAGTGCCGCTCGTTGTCTACAG GCGTGGGGAGTTCTAGAGCAGAGAGCAGGGAACCTATCAGCAGCAAGAAGATTGTTCAGGTCATCACTGAACATAAACTCACAAAGCTACGTTACATGGATGACATGGGCACAGCTCGAGGAAGACCAAGGAGATGCGGACCGTGCTGAGGAGATCCGTAACCTCTATTTCCAACAa CGGACAGAGGTGGTTGATGATGCTACGTGGGTCACGGGGTTCTTGGACATAATTGACCCGGCTTTAGACACTGTTAAAAGGCTATTGAACTTTGGTCAGAACAGTGATAACAACAACAGCCGGTTAAATGATACGCTTAAGTACATGGGTGGAGCTAAGGATGGTCAATCTAGTCAGGTAGCTGGAAGCTCTGTGGGAGGACGTGAGGATACTGAAACTGGGAGTGGGTTTAACTTAGATGCGTTTTTGCGTGAGAAGCTGTCGTTGGATCCGTCGAAAATAGAGGTTAATCTTGATTCTCAGAGGCTAGGGAGATTCATTAGAGGGAGAACAAGTGGTGCTTGA
- the LOC106397074 gene encoding universal stress protein PHOS32-like, whose translation MADSGGRRIGVAVDFSECSKKALNWAIDNVVRDGDYLILITVAPNMNYEEGEMQLWETVGSPLIPLSEVSEASVMKKYGVKPDAETLDIANTAATQKSITVVMKIYWGDPREKLCEAAEHIPLSSIVIGNRGLGGLKRMIMGSVSNHVVNNVACPVTVVKAHH comes from the exons atggcGGATAGTGGTGGACGGAGAATCGGAGTGGCGGTGGACTTCTCGGAGTGCAGCAAGAAGGCTCTGAACTGGGCGATCGACAACGTGGTCCGCGACGGAGATTATCTAATCCTCATAACCGTGGCTCCCAATATGAATTACGAGGAAGGCGAGATGCAGCTCTGGGAGACCGTTGGATCAC CGTTGATTCCACTGAGTGAGGTCTCGGAAGCTTCCGTGATGAAGAAGTATGGAGTGAAGCCAGATGCTGAAACCCTTGACATTGCCAACACTGCCGCTACGCAAAAATCG ATTACAGTAGTGATGAAGATATACTGGGGAGATCCTCGTGAGAAGTTATGTGAAGCTGCTGAACATATCCCTCTCTCAAGTATTGTCATCGGTAATCGCGGCCTTGGTGGCCTTAAGag GATGATAATGGGAAGCGTTAGCAACCATGTCGTCAACAACGTTGCATGCCCTGTTACCGTCGTCAAGGCTCACCACTGA